The DNA sequence AGCTCGTCAACAATTTCAACTATAGAAGGTCTCTTGTTCTGATCAATATCCACACATTTTAGCCCAATTTTAATGCATGTTCTTACCTCCTGGAGGCTTCCTGCATCTAGTGCTGAGTGCTTGGATGCAATATGCTCATCTGTCCACGTTTCACACACCTACAGAGTTAGATGTGTGAGCTTAAGGGACAACATAGAATGAGCATCTAAACCATGTTTTCCAGTCTTAGTCTTACCTTATCCACAAAGTCCATTGCAGACATATCTTTGTCGCTTGAACAACTCTTCTCGCCTGTTGTGAACTCCATGATTACTACACCTAAGCTATATATATCTGACCGCGTTGAAATTTCACCCCTATATAGATATTCTGGAGCCATGTACCCTCTGGAAAGCGTGAATGTCAATCGAACGATAAGAATCATTGGACAATGCAATTTAATTGTATTATTATTAAGGAACAGAAAATAATGAATGCTAAAAGGTTATTGGGCTTACTTTTTTCCCACGACATTTATTGTGTTTATTCGGGTTTGTTCTTCTCCGAAGAGTCTTGATAGGCCGAAATCCGTGATTTTTGGCACCATGTTCTCATCCAACAATATGTTGGTAGGATGAAGATCCAAATGAACAATTGGTCTATCCATTTTCTTATGTAGATAGAGTAAGCCCTGGCAGATGCCTTTGATTATCTCAAAGCATGTCTTCCAATCAGGTCTTAAAGATGTATCTGAAGAGAATGAAAAACATGTATCATGTATCCTTATAACATTTTACATCTCATCTGTAAATTAATTAAATGAcagaacaaatatgttggataccGCGTTCTCATGGATGCATACCGGAAATATACTTGTCAAGGTTTCCGTTAGGAATATATTCATAGTAGAGTAAGCTCTCAACCACATCTACCATAATGTATCTTCCACTATGCTCGATCACTTTCTTCTGCGGTTCACGGCAGGAGCCGAGTAACCTCACTATATTCGGATGCTGCATGGCCATAAGATTCCCAACCCCAATCTTGAACTGTTTCTCAGGTGCCACTGGGGCGTTATCTGCAAGCTTCTTCACAGCAATTGGCTCCCCATCTTGCAGAATGCCCTGTTACTTTGACCTCTCAGACACCGTAATTGTTGGAGAACGTTATTGTTGAGGGTGCGCTTATTGAACAATATTCTAAACCTGGAGAACATTATTGTTGAGCATAGTGGTATGGTACAGTACCTTATAAACAGTTCCAAATGCACCTTCACCAAGCTTTTGCGCATCAGAGAACCCATCCGTGATACCATTCAGAAACTGTGCTGGTGAGTTAGTCGGCAAGGTGTTCAAAAAACTCGACTTGCTGGCCATTCCTGACAATTTGACGCAGCTGCATATCAGAGCGAATTAAACAAGATTTATTGCAACTTCAACTCCAGCAAAAATATGGCAATTGTTCATGAACATAGTACACATATATACAAGCATAACACAACATATTTTTTTGCATAAACTGGAAAGTTCTGAAACCAAACGAAAGTAAGAAGCTTGTTAGAGAAGCACTGACCTGGAGCAGGGAACTTGAGGGATCCAACCTGGGGAGATCGAGATCGAAGAACCAGATGAACGGGCTTTGATTGCTGGCAAGATTGGGGGGGGGGTGCTACTACGCTTTGAGATTGTATATGATCCAGCCTGATGGGATCTGGATAAGAGAGAGGGAGTTGACTTGACTCTAGACCCATGTGAGCAAGTAGGATGAGACAATTTCCAAAGGCATGTCTCAGCAGTTGCGAGGAGGTTAGTGAGAGTCCACGAGTGGGGGATGCCTGCGCAGGACCTTGAAAATATCCCCTTCACCCCATGTGGCTGTCTTCACCATGTCTACACAACTACTCTCTCCGTCTAAAAAAAATGTCGTTTTAAGTTTTCGCGCAAATTTGActcaatttataaaaaatacgtgcaatatttatatgtctaaataaatttgttaaaaaactagacttaaatatctttccaatgatactaattatgtactataatattaatattttttactatatatttagttaaagttatttctcgaaaaacgaaaacgacacttattttaggacggagggagtacaccgTATCCTGTTCCAAGAGCAAGAGCGAAGTTGCTGATGCTGTTCGTCTAAATGGTGATGTAGTCTGTTTATAAATATCATTAAAATCTCTTTCTTATCGTCTGAATTCTTAGGTCTAAAGTTTAGTCAATTAAAGTTGATAGCTAAAATTTTAGACCACTCTAGCTCACTTATGTGGTCTAAAGTTTTCGTGAAGttagctttagacaacactTTAGACTTTCCGTTTAGAGCTTGAAGGGCTAAAGTGGTCTAATAGGAGCCAGGCCTTattgaaattttaaaatttcttTACCATGTTCATTCTGATTTGGATCTTCTCCTTACcttgttctactcatgttttgAGAGCCACCCTTTTTCGAAAACCCTTTTTCCTTACCTTGTATGAACTCCATATCTGCTTCCCATCTAGCATCTTTCTTGGGAGACTGAAGTCAATTAAGAAAATAAAGGATTCCATATGAGAAAATGATAAgagataaaaaaattattaaaaagTATTTGGTTGGTTAGAAATAGTTTAGGGTTCCAATGCAAAATCATCTAGGAAGCTCCTATAAGATATTGTTGAAGAACAAAATTTAAGGTTGCTTTTTATTCTGTTAACTTGCTAGATCTATTAATTTAGCAAGTAAACTATACCAAACTCTTGAAGATGCTTTATATCATCCATACTAATTTGCCAAACGCCCAAACCAAAAAGGTGATGATGATCAAGCTAATAGGACAGAGGTGTTTGGATTAGAGTACCAATTGATCATCTTTGGGTACTAGTAAATATACCCATTTCtaacttcaaaaaaaaatatatagccaTATTCTACCCATTTCTAATCCAAATCCTAGTCATTTGATTATGTGTGGATGTCAGTGCAAATATTTGAATACCCATCAACTGTATACGTGGAACGATGAGTAAGGTAACTCCTACGGCCCTAGGGGCGCTTGTAGCGTAGGATCAAGATTAAAACAAGAGAAAAGTAGtctttcctgctactaacctatAATTACCTAAAAGTTAGCCACGAGTGGATTCAATGACATCAACCAAAGTTGGACATACTTGACTCACGACAAAATTAAAATATCAAACATTTAGAGATGAAGGGAGTATCTCTTTGAAAGAAACTAGTAACAATACTAATAATACAATACTGTCAATTGGCATCGGAGCCTTTGCAACCGTACTGGAGCAAAAGTTCAATACAGAATAACATTACGGTGTCATACAAATACATCAAAATCTAGCAGGGATGAGATACAGGGGCTATTGAGTATTTGAGTTCAGTACACCTTCCAATTCAACCCAAAAATATAAGCTGACAAGAAAAAATGGGCGGTTCACTTACACTACAATAAGGACTTTACTTTGGATGCTGTTCCACAAAAAGGATTGGCAGTCTTTTCATGGAGCTAATGTGAGAAATAACTGGAACAAGGCAGGCTGACGCAGGTAACTACTTCCTTGAGGCAAAGGCAGATAGCCATGTTTTGGCAGTAATTAATGTGAACATCTGCCTATGATTCAGCTGAAAagatgaatgtgatgctagaCAATGTCAGTAACTGAAGAAAACATGGAATTTGAAAAGGATGAAACACACATGAGCGCTTACAAGATTACTGCTGAAGAAATAGTGATAATCCCCCTAGATGCGGATCTCTGGAACATGCTGCATCTTTTGTTTCATGCCCTTATTGTTCCATTGAGCTTTGAAGTCCTCGTGGAGACCAAGCAGCCAAAGCTTCTTAAGACAGGGACAGTTTTCAATTCCTTGAGGGACTGTAGCTAGCTTTGGTAGCGATGTAATGTATATACCCTCGATGACTGGAAGTGAACCATGTCCAATGTCCAGAAAACTCACATCATGCAAACCCATCAAAACAAGTGTCTTAAGGTGAGTGAAGGAGTCAGCAGGAACAACTAATTCGTGCTTACTATTTATGTTGTTGAGTCTTAGATAGGACAGGTGCGGGGCATGTGACGCGAGGAAGACCAATGGATCTTCTCCTCCAAGATGACAACCACTAAGAGCTAGATACTTAAGATTTCCCCCATGGTGCTCAAACATTGGGCACTTCAGTGTTCTGCCAGCCCAACAACCTCTGACAATCAACCTGTGAAGCTTTGTGGAAGTTGGTTTGAGATCCTCAAAAGAAAGTGGCTCATCTTGCTACAATGGGCAGTACTTATGTTTTCAATCCACACGCTCCTTAGTTGCATCATATTCTCAAGCTGCTCGGCCAAGTAAATGCTTGATTGCAcagtctcaagagtttgaagttctTCAAGATTTGAAAGCCCTATAGGTGCCTCCACTCCAACAAAGTACCGGAACTCTGACTGCTTCACATCAGCATATCTGTCAGCAAGAATATGCCTAAGCTTAGTGAGCTTCACAATCCCATGTGGCAGATTTCTAATATTGGTTGACTTGACATCAAGAGTCTGAAGATTGATGAGATTCTCTATAAATTCTGGCAGTACGCTTATTCCTGTATTTCTCAGACCAATGTAGCGTAGATTAAACAGATGACCAATTGATGCAGGTAATGTGGTGACTTCTGAGTCTTGCAATTCAAGGACAGTAAGGTATTTGGATTCAGATAATATTGAAGGTATAGACATCACAATGGTTTCACTTGCCATCAGCGTCCGCAGGCGTGGAAATTTCATCTTGGATGCATCATTTTTCATCTTTCTCCATCTAAATGCAGACAAGCGACGCACATCTTTATCCATTTGAATTACTGCACCAAAATCATTAACAATACCAAACATCTCTACTTTAGAGACTGTAAGGGCTAACTCTCTCAAGATATCATGCATTCTGAATGTACTCACCCCACCAAGTTCATCATTATCAACAATTTGCAACATGTTTCGATGGATCAGTTCCATGAGATAGCCCTCTGCAATTTCCTCTAGTGTACTGTTCCCTTTCTTTACTACAAACCCTTCCGCAATCCATAGTCGCACAAGCTTTTCCCTTGGCAAGAGATAATCTTCAGGGAACATGCTGCAGTACAGAAAGCAATTTCTAAGCTCTCCTGGCAAGTCATAGTAGCTAAGGCTTAGAATTCCACGAACCTGTGCATACTTCTCTAGTTCAGAGGGAAGTTGATCATATATCTGCTTCCAAACTGGCAGAATTAGCTTCCTTGTAGAAAGTAAGCTTCCTATAGATACAATTGCCAAAGGCAAGCCCCCACATTTCTTTGCAATATTAACAGCTAGCACCTGCATCTCTAATGGGCACTTGACAACTGGCAGGGCCACACTTTTCTTTGCAATATCATTAGCTAGCTCCAGGAGTTCTGATGAGCTTTTTGCCATTGACAAGCCCTCACATTTCCTTATAGCATCAGTAGCTAGCTCCTGAAGTTCAGCTGGGCACTGCTCCAGCAATAGGGCCTCAAATTTCTTAGCAACACCAGTGGCTAGTTCATGAAGCTCTGCTGGACAGTTCACCAGAGATGACCCATTACATTTATTTGCAGTATCAGTAGCTAACTCGAGTACCTTTGATGGGCCGTCAGACTCGTCGTTGTAAGGAAAAGCTTTGGTGCAAAGTAGGCAAAGAGCATCCTTCAGACCTAATGGACTAAGCTTGAGCTGATAATGCTTGGAAGCAAGAGCAGCCACATCCTCTTTCCTTGTTGTGATAACAATGCAACTTCCATTTTTAGAATCTTCAAACACATCTCGCATTGATTCATACACTTGGGGGTTCCATATGTCATCTAATACAACTAAATACTTCTTTGTTCCAAACACTTCCCTTAGCTCTGTTTTAACCTTGCGGATGTCCATGCTGTCAGTGCCTCCTGATTTCCTCTTCCCCATTTCCATGCTGCCACTGTCAGCTCTTGACATCCAAGTAGCTTcctcagcaatgcctccacgctATTGTATGTCTGTGAAATAGTAAGCCACAAAAGCACCTTAAAGTTATCCCTTTGCTTCTCATATACATTTGCGGTCAGGGTGGTCTTTCCTATTCCACCCATACCACAAACTGATACCACTTTAAGATCGTGTGTATCTGACCTCAACCATTTGGTTAGCTGCTCGCTGTTTTTCTCAATCCCCACAAGATCTTCGTCTTTCATAAATTGGGGCATACTGTACTGAGGGAATTGTAGTTCACTGTTGTGGATTTGGGTTGGAAGAAACTCATGAACTGGTCTCAGCCATTGATCCTTCAGCATGGAAACATGCACAATTTCCTTCTCAATCTGAATTAGCTCATCAGATATTCCACTAAATATCGCAGTATAGTTTATTCCATTGCTCAGTCTTTTCAGGAATTGGTCATTCTTGTATCGAAGATAGTGGTATGAAAAGTTATCCATTACATCCTCAACACGGTAGGCCAACATTCGTACCTCTGAGATCCATCCCTTCAGGAGTTCATCACTGAGATACAGTGCACCTGTCTTCCGTATGAAGAGATTCATCATCAAAAGTTGCCTTCGCACACGCTGCACTGTGTTCGGTAGCTCTGTCAAATTAGAAAACTTGGTCGCCACAAAAGTTGCAGCTTCTCCTGCTAAATAGAAACCGATCTTTGAGAGAGCAACGAGCGCTGCTTCAGCCATCCTGTTGAGAAAAACAGACAAGCATGTTTTAAATTACTATATGCAACAAAAACAAAGAGGGGAGGCAGGTTCATAGAGCATAACACTTTCCATTTTTCCATAATGTGGAAACTCCAGCTTTTTTCATAACAGAAACACTGTCTAGTTGGTTTTAAGGAATTAATTATAAATCTCATTTTTCTGTATTCAATATCACTGTGCACGCATATCTTTATAAAATGGGACATTATTCTATGGCTAAGTGTCTAAGTGTATGCCAAAACTTTAAAGATACTGTCATTCACAATTCAGACCAGTAGAATAGTCATGAGACCATCTGCAGAAGTGGTGATGCATAACCAAAACAATTTATATCACAAACTCATGGAATAATAAAAAGAAGCTCCTTTTTATGCCAAAATTTCATTAAAAAAACGCATACTACCATTCAATTTCAATTGAAACAAACGGATATGGAGGCCCCAACCTACATGTCTATAGGAGATTTAAAATGTCCACAGTTGAACAATCAGATAACAGATGCTCCTGTTGGAAGTAGCAATTCTGGAGACAAACTAATTGGAAAATTTCAATTGCCAATCTGTCTTCACGACCATGAGAAAAACAGTATCAGAGAACCAAGAATCCAAAATACGGCAGGAACGAACATTTTAGCCATGTATTAGGCACGGCAGCGCAACAATTCGTCGAACAGGTCATGTGCGCGGGGACCGACCTCTGACGCGAGGCCAAATCCCTCGGACGAACGGAGTATGTGGTCCTTCCAACATCCAAGGCGGAGGCGGAATGGTACCCAAGAAGTAGGAGGTGCTACGAAGAACAGCAACACAAGCTTCTACAAGAAAAGATGAAGGAATCACCTACTTGATGATGCGGCAACGAGGACAGCAGTGGTGGCAGCTCCCCGGGCGCTCGCTCTGGTCTCGTGCTCAGAAGCTCCACCTGCGGACTGCAGCGCAGGTTCGAAGAGGAAATCTGCACAGTGATGCAAGGAGCAAAGATTTGGTGAAGACTCCCTTTGGATGCTTTCTCGGGAACTTCTCCGAAGAAATGTGTGAGCATGGTAGACGCCGATGTCACGCTATGTTGACTTGACTCCGCTTCCgcgcgtcaaggtccacacaaaaaaaaaaacccgtACCATACTGTAACTGTGAAGTCTATTTCAAGTTTTCAACCCCATCAtaagttgtcaaaaaaaaacccaTCATAAGATTTCCATGAGTTGTTAATAGCTTATAGTTAATATTAGCTAATTAATTATTAGCTACTATCGGCTAGTTTGATTCAACTAATAAAATAGTTGTCAGTCCCTTGATACCTATAAaaaaagtcgtttaggacaacgaCATGGTCTCCAAAGctaactttgactccttgtttttataaaaatatttattaaaaagtggtatatgttattttatgaaagtattttttaagataaatctattcatatgattttttaatttctaaattcaacaacttaaaagttatttatgatAATATTTGACCAaaatcttgtccaaaacgactttgtTTATgaatatggagggagtaattgGCTAAACTATTAGATGGACCTGTTTGATTTGAATGAGCTAATTATTAACAGCTAACTATTAGCTGGTCAGATTTAAATCAAACAGGTATaaggcttgtttagatgcacatgCTAGTAATTAAGTACGGGCTAAAATTTAGTCGAAATTAGTTATAGTTGGCTAATAATTAGGTAAAGACTTTGCTAAAAAAATGCGTTTAGCCCTCCTATTTAGATGCATTAGAACCAATTTTACTTAATTTTTAGCTAACTAGCAATTAGCCTTTGCATCAAACACCCTTGTTATCTCGGGTTCAATCTAGATTTTATAGTGTTTGCTTGGGAGCCGGTTAAAccccattattattattaacccAGACAAGGCCGGCCTGCTCCTCCGTCAGAAGTCGTGGCCACGTCGGTCCGGATGTTTCCTGCCGTTCGATTCTCGGGTTCGTGGTCCTCGTTCGTTCCGCCGGCTTTGGCTCCACCTGCTccgcttagagcatctccaacagttctcCAGTTCTCCATTTGAGTTTTGCATTCTTATTTTTTGCTAAACATCTCAAAAACAGctatccaacagttttgcatttgagcTTTGCATTTTAGACAAGTTGACATTTTCCTGTGATGGACTCCCAAATTTGCCAGTCCTCCCGGGACTTTGCAATCGTGCAACCGGTATCCCTCGCGCCATACGTACCGCGCACCGTCTTCCTGTCGCGACTAGGGTTCGTGCGCGCCGCCGTGTGTGTGTCGTGAGCCTGCGACTAGGGATCGAGCGGAGCCGCGACCTGGGATCAAAGCCGCGACCTGGGCCAGACCGAGTCCGCGCTCGCTCGGCGCGACTCAATCCAGAACGCCGGGGTCGCGCGATCTGGACGCTGGGGTCGAGCGGAGCCGCGAAGATACTCCAAAAGACCGGACAGGTAATCCAGATCGCTATACGGCTTGATTTTTTGTACTGATCGAACTGGGTTGCTGTACTGATCGAACTTGTATGGTCCAGTAGGTAGATTCACCACGAGCGTCTCCCGCCGGCAACCTTTGGACACCGTGGACGGAAAAAAAACGCGGGCGAAGGAAACAATGGCCGCCACATCGAGCGCTTGGAAACCGCAGAAAAAACGAAACGGGCCCACAAATTCCTTTTTGCCAAGTCATTTATGCAAAACTATTGGAGAAACCTTTTTTTGTCCTACCCATTTCATTTAGGGAGTTGGCAAACTACTACAAATGCCAAATAAAAAATGGGGAACTGTTGGAGACGCTCTTAGAGAAGTTGCGTGTTTATCTTCGCCCTGTAGTTCCGTGGCTTCTCGTCTCGGTTTCTCCCCGATCGGGATTTCTTCCCGTCTTGGTTTCTACCCATCCAGTCAAGCTTATCCTCCGATTTACTAAAGCGGTGTTACCCTCTTCCGCGGCCGTTGCCTGTTTCTCCTTTCGTCGCCCTCTTCGCCTCTCGCGTTCTCTTCCGCGGCCGTTGCGTGTTTCTCCTTTCGTCGCCCTCTTCGCCTCTCGCGTTCTCCTCCTCTGTGTTCTCGTCCATACTTGGGCGCTGTTACAACCACGCGCTGTCGCCGCGCCGCGCTTGCTCCTCGCGCTATCTAGGTCCTCAGTTTCGGTTGTCTTCGTCTGCTGTCCTCGCGGGTGTGCTGCCTCCGTGTTCTTGAGGTTTGTTCCCGAAATTTTTCCCTACCTGCTTTCTGCACTTTATTTCTTCACTGACGATGCCGCCATCTTCGTTTAGGGGCTTCATCCGAACGCTTCAGCTCCGCGGTGGCCGTTCTTTGAGGGAGGGTCCTCACAGCAGCCCACGGTGGCCACGGTGTTTGCGGCGGAGAGACCAGCGAAGGGTTCACGAGTTCTCCTAGGTCATTGCCGTAACAGGGAGCCGCGTGCGAAGGCTGTGCTCCTTATTGGCTTTGGAGACTTCCTGTTCCAGGCGCTCAGGTTTGTTGGACGAAGAACGCATATGTGTTCCGATTTCGGTTCAGCTCAGTGTGTGCTTCTTCTCAGTCTGTGCAGATTATTCACGGTGTTGTTATCGCTGGTAGGTTCACGAGTTCTCCTGGGTCGTTGTCGTAACAGGGAGCCGTGTGCGAAGGCTGTGTTCCTTATTGGCTTTGGAGACCTCCTGTTCCAGGCGCTCAGGTTTGTTGGGCGAAGAACGCATACGTATTCCGATTTCGGTTCAGCTCAGTGTGTGCTTCTTCTCAGTCTGTGCAGATTAGTCACGGTGTTGTTATCGCTGCTTTATACTGTGTCCTCTCTGTTATTGTTGTATACTTCTCCATGCTTACTTTTACACTGCCTGCCTCTGCTTTCTTAGTTGCGTCATTGCCACGTCGTGGTTGTTACGGTTGCTGCTGTCTGTGGCTTTTGGGTCACCAACATCGTCGCGTCTACTCATGATTCGGCTTGCTTTGTTGTTTTAGTGCACGCGGATCTTTACCATTCACGTCGGCCGGTGGCGTGCCTTCTTGTTCCTGTGCCTATTTCTCCTGTTTCATATCTTCCTTCTGTTCAGGTACCGTGGC is a window from the Sorghum bicolor cultivar BTx623 chromosome 5, Sorghum_bicolor_NCBIv3, whole genome shotgun sequence genome containing:
- the LOC110435522 gene encoding cysteine-rich receptor-like protein kinase 25 isoform X1, whose amino-acid sequence is MGLESSQLPLSYPDPIRLDHIQSQSVVAPPPQSCQQSKPVHLVLRSRSPQVGSLKFPAPGMASKSSFLNTLPTNSPAQFLNGITDGFSDAQKLGEGAFGTVYKGILQDGEPIAVKKLADNAPVAPEKQFKIGVGNLMAMQHPNIVRLLGSCREPQKKVIEHSGRYIMVDVVESLLYYEYIPNGNLDKYISDTSLRPDWKTCFEIIKGICQGLLYLHKKMDRPIVHLDLHPTNILLDENMVPKITDFGLSRLFGEEQTRINTINVVGKKGYMAPEYLYRGEISTRSDIYSLGVVIMEFTTGEKSCSSDKDMSAMDFVDKVCETWTDEHIASKHSALDAGSLQEVRTCIKIGLKCVDIDQNKRPSIVEIVDELNGRRAH
- the LOC110435522 gene encoding cysteine-rich receptor-like protein kinase 25 isoform X2, with the protein product MASKSSFLNTLPTNSPAQFLNGITDGFSDAQKLGEGAFGTVYKGILQDGEPIAVKKLADNAPVAPEKQFKIGVGNLMAMQHPNIVRLLGSCREPQKKVIEHSGRYIMVDVVESLLYYEYIPNGNLDKYISDTSLRPDWKTCFEIIKGICQGLLYLHKKMDRPIVHLDLHPTNILLDENMVPKITDFGLSRLFGEEQTRINTINVVGKKGYMAPEYLYRGEISTRSDIYSLGVVIMEFTTGEKSCSSDKDMSAMDFVDKVCETWTDEHIASKHSALDAGSLQEVRTCIKIGLKCVDIDQNKRPSIVEIVDELNGRRAH